A genomic window from Gammaproteobacteria bacterium includes:
- a CDS encoding DJ-1/PfpI family protein: protein MATVLVPLAEGFEELEAITITDLLTRAGIKVVTAGLVPGLVKASRGAQLQPSMTLDEALAFEYDMLVLPGGQPGATHLEKDPRITGLVQSMAADDKYVSAICAAPKVLASAGILTNNKVTCYPGTFQTGDFESVTVTGTAVEEAGKVITSRGPGTAMDFALTLIEKLEGRDIRDKVEAGLVR from the coding sequence ATGGCTACCGTCCTCGTCCCGCTTGCCGAAGGTTTCGAAGAACTCGAAGCCATCACTATCACCGACCTACTGACCCGTGCCGGGATCAAGGTTGTCACTGCCGGGCTGGTACCCGGCCTGGTGAAAGCCAGTCGTGGCGCACAGCTGCAACCGTCCATGACACTCGATGAGGCGCTGGCATTTGAATACGATATGCTGGTATTGCCGGGCGGCCAACCCGGCGCAACCCACCTTGAAAAGGATCCACGCATAACCGGGCTGGTACAGTCCATGGCTGCCGATGACAAATATGTGTCCGCCATTTGCGCGGCGCCCAAAGTGCTGGCCAGCGCCGGTATACTGACCAATAACAAGGTTACCTGCTATCCAGGCACTTTCCAGACCGGGGATTTTGAATCCGTCACTGTCACTGGCACCGCCGTTGAAGAGGCCGGTAAAGTCATCACGTCGCGCGGACCGGGCACTGCCATGGACTTCGCGCTAACATTAATAGAGAAACTTGAAGGCCGGGATATTCGCGACAAGGTCGAAGCCGGTCTGGTACGCTGA
- a CDS encoding divergent polysaccharide deacetylase family protein — translation MSSNKANFLMTHPWRQFVAAIFLSLVPVTGFSASISIIIDDLGHRPREGERAARLPGPVVCAVLPHGMHSTALAELAHRQGKEVILHQPMESTLQDKDPGPGKILASMPDLEIAITLAYNLQSVPHVMGMNNHMGSALTTDGRAMAAVMEAMRGHQGLVFIDSVTSPRSVAASVARRFTIPTLERDVFLDNTASHDAIQRQFDQLLRIARRRGHAIGIGHPYPETMDVLERRLSTLDKEGVTLVSLKQMLTLTRATQTNTTEEQPAWLPSSSRLPKVSKNSKPSLSPTY, via the coding sequence ATGTCTTCAAACAAGGCTAACTTCCTGATGACCCATCCATGGCGGCAATTCGTTGCCGCCATTTTTCTTTCCCTGGTTCCGGTAACCGGGTTCAGTGCCTCCATCAGCATAATCATCGACGACCTCGGGCACAGGCCCCGGGAAGGCGAGCGTGCAGCACGGCTGCCCGGACCGGTTGTATGTGCCGTCCTGCCCCATGGCATGCACAGCACCGCGCTCGCCGAGCTGGCACACAGGCAGGGCAAAGAAGTGATATTGCATCAGCCCATGGAGTCAACGCTGCAGGACAAGGACCCGGGGCCGGGTAAAATACTGGCTTCGATGCCGGACCTGGAAATTGCCATTACCCTCGCCTACAACCTGCAATCCGTGCCTCATGTCATGGGCATGAACAATCACATGGGAAGCGCGCTGACTACTGACGGCCGGGCCATGGCCGCGGTTATGGAAGCCATGCGTGGACACCAGGGCCTGGTATTTATTGACTCGGTAACCAGTCCACGCAGCGTTGCCGCAAGCGTTGCCAGGCGGTTTACCATTCCCACGCTTGAGCGCGACGTGTTTCTCGACAACACCGCCAGTCATGACGCCATCCAGCGCCAGTTTGATCAACTGCTTCGTATCGCCCGTCGTCGCGGCCATGCAATTGGCATCGGCCACCCCTACCCGGAAACCATGGACGTGCTGGAACGACGGCTGTCTACACTGGACAAGGAAGGCGTTACACTTGTCAGCCTGAAACAGATGCTGACCCTGACCAGGGCTACACAGACAAATACCACAGAGGAGCAACCCGCATGGCTACCGTCCTCGTCCCGCTTGCCGAAGGTTTCGAAGAACTCGAAGCCATCACTATCACCGACCTACTGA
- a CDS encoding S41 family peptidase: MGMTARYALILITGIAIGIGASLDHTALAKRSEKKIEPLPLEDLRTFTEVFNRIKSDYVEDVEDKQLLKNAVQGMLTNLDPHSSFLDQESYKEMRIGTEGEFGGLGIEVTMDDGFVKVVSPIEDTPAERAGLKAGDLIIRLNDTAVKGMSLSDAVKHMRGKVGTRITLTVAREGEGKPLEFTLVRAVIKIQSVKSRMLEPGYGYTRVTAFQANSAKALVSAISNLKKEAKGDLKGLILDLRNNPGGVLPAAVSISDAFLKSGLIVYTEGRASDSKLRYSATPNDILNGAPMVVLVNGGSASASEIVAGALQDHNRAIILGTKTFGKGSVQTILPMSRGTALKLTTARYFTPKGRSIQATGIVPDIISEQATLTRTENIKRLSEADLSGHLSNGNNPGKEGTSKDGNKDANSNAADEDFQLGEALNLLKGINVFKQG; this comes from the coding sequence ATGGGAATGACCGCACGCTATGCACTTATCCTGATTACCGGTATCGCTATCGGTATCGGCGCCAGCCTGGATCACACGGCCCTGGCCAAGCGCAGCGAGAAAAAAATTGAACCGCTGCCACTGGAAGACCTGCGCACTTTTACCGAGGTGTTCAACCGCATCAAGAGTGATTACGTCGAGGATGTGGAGGACAAGCAGCTGCTGAAAAACGCGGTTCAGGGCATGCTCACCAATCTCGACCCACATTCTTCTTTCCTCGACCAGGAAAGCTACAAGGAAATGCGTATTGGCACCGAGGGTGAATTTGGCGGTCTCGGCATTGAGGTCACCATGGACGACGGTTTCGTCAAGGTGGTGTCCCCCATCGAGGATACGCCAGCAGAGCGCGCCGGCCTGAAAGCCGGTGACCTGATCATCAGACTCAACGACACCGCGGTGAAAGGCATGAGTCTTTCTGATGCGGTCAAACACATGCGCGGCAAGGTCGGAACCCGGATTACCCTGACCGTGGCTCGAGAAGGTGAAGGCAAACCGCTGGAATTCACCCTGGTTCGCGCCGTCATCAAGATTCAAAGTGTGAAGAGCCGCATGCTTGAACCCGGCTATGGTTATACCCGCGTGACCGCATTCCAGGCCAACTCTGCCAAGGCGCTGGTATCTGCAATCAGTAACCTTAAGAAGGAAGCCAAGGGTGATCTCAAGGGGCTGATCCTGGACTTGCGCAATAACCCCGGTGGCGTGCTGCCGGCCGCTGTCAGCATCAGTGATGCTTTCCTGAAATCCGGACTGATTGTCTATACCGAAGGCCGTGCCTCGGATTCCAAGTTGCGCTATAGCGCCACGCCTAACGATATTCTCAACGGCGCACCAATGGTTGTCCTGGTCAATGGCGGCTCAGCATCGGCATCGGAAATTGTGGCCGGGGCGCTGCAGGATCACAATCGCGCCATCATTCTTGGCACCAAGACCTTCGGTAAGGGCTCGGTCCAGACCATCCTGCCCATGAGTCGCGGTACCGCGCTGAAGCTGACCACGGCACGTTACTTCACGCCCAAGGGTCGCTCAATCCAGGCCACCGGCATTGTTCCCGACATTATCAGTGAACAGGCCACACTGACACGAACCGAAAACATCAAGCGCCTGAGTGAAGCTGATCTCAGCGGGCACCTGAGCAATGGCAATAACCCGGGGAAAGAAGGCACATCCAAAGACGGCAACAAGGATGCAAACAGCAACGCTGCCGATGAAGACTTCCAGCTTGGTGAAGCGCTCAACCTGTTAAAAGGTATCAATGTCTTCAAACAAGGCTAA
- a CDS encoding peptidoglycan DD-metalloendopeptidase family protein codes for MRIMLLRHIVLLSLVTPIFSVSFADEQTDKAAELTRLRQRIEALQQNLQQNRSQYSHETREQRRTEKEIGNIRRQIRLTDQSLQKTRKKIVDLQHEQKQLDGQLQQHKDRLAQQIRSAYLSGRQPTIKLLLNQSRPETLTRVMTYNRYFSESRQQQIGAVNVQLTRLDRTTSAIQDKQIQLNTLKNRQMEQNTALSGAREQRNIVLASLKRDISGQEQTLQRLRRNEQELESLLQQLQGILSDIPASLGDSARFASARQKMRLPLKGRPDSRFGESKGAGDLRWKGVFIQARTGTPVQAPFRGRVAYADWLRGFGLLLILEHGDGYMTLYGHNESLFKGVGDWVEANETIAVSGNTGNPPRPGLYFEIRYNGKPQDPMRWCKLH; via the coding sequence ATGAGAATCATGCTGCTGCGCCATATTGTCCTGCTTTCACTTGTCACACCGATTTTCAGTGTCAGCTTCGCCGATGAACAAACCGACAAGGCCGCCGAACTGACCAGGCTGCGCCAGCGCATTGAGGCACTGCAGCAGAACTTGCAGCAAAATCGCAGTCAGTACAGCCACGAGACACGAGAACAACGGCGCACCGAAAAAGAAATTGGCAACATTCGACGCCAGATACGCCTGACTGACCAGTCGCTGCAGAAAACCCGCAAAAAGATCGTCGACCTGCAACACGAACAGAAGCAGCTCGATGGCCAATTGCAGCAACACAAGGACAGGTTGGCACAACAGATCCGCTCGGCTTACCTGTCCGGGCGCCAGCCGACCATCAAGCTGCTGCTCAACCAATCGCGGCCGGAGACATTGACCCGGGTCATGACCTATAACCGTTACTTCAGCGAGTCGCGGCAACAGCAAATCGGTGCCGTCAATGTACAACTGACGCGCCTGGATCGGACCACATCCGCTATCCAGGACAAGCAAATACAGCTCAACACCCTGAAAAACCGGCAAATGGAACAAAACACCGCTCTGTCCGGCGCCCGCGAGCAGCGCAATATCGTGCTCGCCAGCCTGAAGCGGGATATCAGTGGCCAGGAGCAAACACTTCAACGACTGCGCCGCAATGAACAGGAACTGGAATCGCTGCTACAGCAGCTGCAAGGCATCTTGTCCGATATCCCTGCCTCTCTGGGTGATAGTGCCCGATTTGCCAGCGCCCGGCAGAAAATGCGTCTACCCTTAAAGGGTCGACCGGATTCTCGCTTTGGCGAATCCAAGGGCGCGGGCGATTTACGCTGGAAAGGTGTGTTTATTCAGGCGCGCACGGGTACGCCCGTGCAAGCCCCGTTTCGCGGCCGCGTTGCCTACGCGGACTGGTTGCGTGGTTTTGGGCTGCTCTTGATACTGGAACATGGTGACGGCTATATGACATTATACGGCCACAACGAGAGCCTCTTTAAAGGGGTCGGCGACTGGGTGGAGGCCAACGAGACCATTGCTGTCAGCGGCAACACCGGCAACCCTCCCCGCCCCGGACTATATTTTGAAATCCGATATAACGGAAAGCCACAAGACCCGATGCGTTGGTGCAAACTACACTGA
- the gpmI gene encoding 2,3-bisphosphoglycerate-independent phosphoglycerate mutase codes for MAFTPKPLLLLIFDGWGHRTETEYNAIANARTPNWDRLWKDNPHTFIQASEAAVGLPSSQMGNSEVGHLNLGAGRVVYQEYTRINQAISSGDFFNNKTLTAAVDLAIKNKKAVHIMGLLSPGGVHSHEDHIQAMAELAVKRGAPKIYLHAFLDGRDTPPESAITSIARMEEKFTELGNGRFASVIGRHYAMDRDHRWPRIQAAYELSALGKAQYTARSASEALHMAYKRGETDEFVKATVLVPEGSKAVHIRDGDVLIFMNFRSDRARQMTRPYIEPDFDDFERKEFPKLGAFVSLTEYNSDFDIPVAFPPMRLQNVFGEYLSNLGKHQLRIAETEKYAHVTFFFNGGREEPYEGEDRKLIPSPTDVRTYNLKPEMNAPMLTDELVKSIDSGTYDAIICNFANPDMVGHTGDFDATVKAIEALDICLGRVYDALKKAGGEMLITADHGNAELMFDVETGQPHTAHTTNKVPFMYVGRDAEIATTGSLEDISPTMLYLMNLKIPAEMTGRPLVTLQNGDC; via the coding sequence ATGGCTTTCACCCCTAAACCCTTACTTTTACTCATCTTTGACGGATGGGGTCACCGCACCGAAACCGAATACAATGCCATTGCCAACGCCCGGACTCCGAACTGGGATCGGCTCTGGAAGGATAATCCGCACACGTTTATCCAGGCTTCGGAAGCCGCGGTGGGCCTGCCATCCAGCCAGATGGGCAACTCGGAAGTCGGCCACCTGAACCTGGGCGCCGGCCGCGTGGTCTACCAGGAATACACCCGGATCAACCAGGCCATCAGCTCGGGCGACTTTTTCAATAATAAAACGCTCACTGCCGCCGTAGACCTCGCGATCAAGAACAAAAAAGCGGTTCACATCATGGGCCTGCTGTCCCCGGGCGGCGTCCACTCCCACGAGGATCATATCCAGGCCATGGCTGAATTGGCGGTCAAACGCGGCGCGCCGAAAATCTACCTGCACGCTTTCCTGGACGGCCGCGACACACCGCCCGAAAGCGCCATTACCTCCATCGCGCGCATGGAAGAAAAATTCACCGAACTCGGCAACGGCCGCTTCGCGTCCGTGATTGGTCGCCACTACGCCATGGACCGCGACCACCGTTGGCCGCGCATCCAGGCTGCCTACGAACTGTCGGCGTTGGGCAAGGCCCAGTACACCGCCCGTTCCGCCAGCGAAGCGCTGCACATGGCCTATAAACGTGGTGAAACCGACGAGTTCGTCAAGGCCACGGTACTGGTACCGGAAGGCTCCAAGGCCGTGCATATTCGCGACGGTGATGTGTTGATTTTCATGAATTTCCGTTCCGACCGGGCGAGACAAATGACCCGCCCCTACATCGAACCGGATTTCGACGATTTCGAACGCAAGGAATTCCCCAAGCTGGGTGCCTTTGTCAGCCTGACCGAGTACAACTCGGACTTTGATATCCCGGTCGCATTTCCACCGATGCGACTGCAGAACGTTTTTGGCGAATACCTGTCCAACCTGGGCAAACACCAGCTGCGCATCGCCGAAACCGAGAAATATGCCCACGTGACCTTCTTTTTTAACGGCGGTCGCGAGGAGCCCTACGAAGGCGAGGATCGCAAGCTGATCCCGTCGCCAACGGATGTGCGCACCTACAACCTGAAACCGGAAATGAATGCGCCGATGCTGACCGACGAACTGGTCAAATCCATAGACAGCGGCACCTACGACGCCATCATCTGCAACTTCGCCAACCCGGACATGGTCGGCCACACCGGCGATTTTGATGCCACGGTCAAGGCCATCGAAGCACTGGATATCTGCCTCGGCCGCGTTTACGACGCACTGAAAAAAGCCGGCGGCGAAATGCTGATTACCGCCGACCATGGCAACGCTGAACTGATGTTTGACGTCGAGACCGGCCAGCCACATACCGCTCACACCACCAACAAGGTGCCGTTCATGTACGTGGGGCGTGACGCAGAAATCGCTACCACCGGCTCGCTGGAAGACATATCCCCGACCATGCTCTACCTGATGAATCTGAAAATTCCCGCGGAAATGACCGGGCGACCGCTGGTTACCCTGCAGAACGGTGATTGCTGA
- a CDS encoding metalloregulator ArsR/SmtB family transcription factor, with protein sequence MSVAAENLQDILITSEDDIHNAARSMKAMAHPLRLKILCILGANDEVSVQDMVDQVGTSQSNISQHLSILRDKGIINSRKDANKVFYSIADPKVVKLIGSMREAFCTAGI encoded by the coding sequence ATGAGCGTTGCAGCAGAAAATCTACAAGATATTCTCATTACCAGCGAAGACGATATTCATAACGCCGCCCGCTCCATGAAAGCCATGGCCCACCCGTTGCGCCTGAAAATTCTCTGTATTCTCGGCGCCAACGACGAAGTCAGTGTTCAGGACATGGTCGATCAGGTGGGCACTTCGCAGAGTAATATTTCCCAGCATCTGTCGATCCTGCGTGACAAGGGCATCATCAATTCCCGCAAGGACGCCAACAAGGTGTTCTACAGCATCGCCGATCCCAAGGTCGTCAAGCTGATCGGCTCCATGCGCGAGGCGTTCTGCACGGCAGGCATCTGA
- a CDS encoding flippase yields MVRNSFYNMLGLGLPLVAAVITIPMLLDALGTEKFGVLTLIWAVVSYFGLFDLGLGRALTQQLSVSWAKNDSEAADELVFVGLGIMALIGIVAALLMAATAGWITGKLAGIENPDEVVASVYAMALAVPFIVLTTGLRGILEAKHRFGIINLIRLPMGLYTFVAPVVVTLYISNSLEDIAIALTLGRVASFFAHAFYCRGLVSIPASGARYRPGVARRLTTAGGWIAVSNILGPLMSYVDRMIIGMVVSVSAITYYATPYEVVSKLWVIPGALTAAIFPLFSEKSHRHISENSSDFRLSVVLIFGMMFVPTMMLSLFSREILSLWLSSEFAGQSYMVMIVFCVGAILNGLATVPFTYIQGVGQARYTALIHAVQFPVFVVSLYIFSQAYGLMGAAGVWLARIVVDNFLMFLVVSQVIGLRIREVIRFIAAGLSLVAVGLSLLMIMEGLVAKLAALVLLSLAAMALCAVEYRALRSKGL; encoded by the coding sequence ATGGTTAGAAACTCGTTTTATAATATGTTGGGACTGGGTTTGCCCCTGGTTGCCGCAGTGATCACCATACCGATGCTGTTAGACGCGCTCGGTACCGAAAAGTTTGGCGTGTTGACTCTCATCTGGGCGGTGGTGAGTTATTTTGGTTTATTTGACCTAGGCCTTGGCCGCGCACTGACGCAACAACTAAGCGTCAGTTGGGCGAAAAATGACTCCGAAGCTGCGGATGAACTCGTCTTTGTCGGGCTCGGCATCATGGCGCTAATCGGGATAGTTGCCGCGCTGCTGATGGCTGCGACTGCCGGATGGATAACCGGCAAGCTCGCCGGAATTGAGAACCCGGATGAGGTGGTCGCCTCCGTGTATGCCATGGCACTGGCGGTGCCTTTTATCGTGCTGACCACGGGGTTGCGCGGAATCCTGGAGGCCAAACATCGTTTTGGCATTATCAACTTGATTCGTCTGCCAATGGGGCTGTACACGTTCGTTGCCCCGGTAGTGGTAACCCTGTACATCAGTAACAGCCTGGAAGATATTGCCATCGCCTTAACGCTTGGGCGCGTTGCATCGTTTTTCGCACACGCCTTCTATTGCCGTGGCCTGGTATCGATTCCCGCTTCCGGTGCTCGATATCGGCCCGGGGTGGCCCGGCGGCTGACTACTGCCGGCGGCTGGATCGCGGTAAGCAATATTCTCGGTCCGTTAATGAGCTACGTAGACCGGATGATTATCGGCATGGTGGTGTCGGTATCGGCCATCACCTACTACGCAACTCCCTACGAAGTGGTTTCCAAGTTGTGGGTTATCCCCGGCGCGTTGACGGCAGCCATCTTCCCGCTGTTCTCGGAAAAAAGTCACCGGCATATATCGGAAAATAGCAGCGACTTCCGGTTATCCGTCGTCCTGATCTTCGGCATGATGTTTGTTCCTACGATGATGTTGTCATTGTTCTCGAGGGAGATCCTGTCGTTGTGGCTCTCAAGCGAGTTTGCCGGGCAGAGCTACATGGTTATGATCGTGTTTTGCGTTGGCGCGATTTTAAATGGCCTGGCCACGGTACCATTCACTTATATCCAGGGAGTCGGCCAGGCGCGCTACACCGCCCTGATTCATGCCGTCCAGTTCCCGGTTTTTGTCGTGTCGCTGTACATATTTTCACAGGCCTACGGATTGATGGGCGCCGCCGGCGTATGGTTGGCGCGTATCGTCGTGGATAATTTTCTGATGTTCCTGGTGGTCTCGCAGGTCATCGGCTTGCGCATAAGGGAAGTGATCCGTTTTATCGCGGCTGGCCTGTCGCTGGTGGCGGTGGGGCTGTCACTGCTGATGATTATGGAGGGCCTGGTGGCGAAATTGGCGGCACTGGTGTTGCTCAGCCTGGCAGCGATGGCGCTATGTGCTGTCGAATATCGGGCATTGCGCAGCAAGGGGCTGTAG